A stretch of the uncultured Desulfobacter sp. genome encodes the following:
- a CDS encoding ammonium transporter, which produces MKKTTLFPKLKKYIHFMLFAAVFAVICIHSPVHAQTNAAVTEALSTIDPALLQGKTQDEIKSELPISGSYRDETSPISEDIEVNVGGQTVTATIYRYLSDMEILQYRGDVLWTCLAAFLVFLMQAGFAMLEAGFTRAKNAVNIMMKNIMDFCIGTMAFLCVGYHIMFAGPDESLFFLGQTTATQWGFAFWLFQCVFAATTATIVSGGVAERTKFTAYLAYSVVICAFIYPMFGGWAWGSLLDGSGWLEGVLGVGFYDFAGSTVVHSIGGWIALAAAIVIRPRLGKFDAKRNPRAIPGHNLPFAVIGGFLLWLGWFGFNPGSTTTFDGNLARIAVMTNIAGAAGGITALFTVWGIFKKPDVGMTVNGFLAGMVAICTAVDCVSVFGALIIGGVAGALVVTSVLFIEKNLKVDDPVGCISVHGVCGAWGTLAYAFFGAETFSLKILAAQAIGVGAGFIWAFGTGLILFLAIKYTIGLRVTEEEEMAGLDISEHGNEAYTMADSMIF; this is translated from the coding sequence ATGAAAAAAACGACCCTATTCCCCAAATTAAAAAAATACATCCACTTTATGCTGTTTGCTGCTGTCTTTGCCGTCATCTGCATACACTCACCTGTTCATGCCCAAACCAATGCCGCCGTCACAGAAGCACTTTCGACAATTGATCCGGCGCTTCTCCAGGGTAAAACCCAGGACGAAATCAAAAGCGAATTACCGATTTCAGGTTCGTACAGAGATGAAACCTCGCCCATCAGTGAAGATATCGAGGTGAATGTCGGCGGCCAAACCGTGACGGCAACGATTTACAGATATCTTTCCGACATGGAAATTCTTCAATATCGCGGTGACGTCCTGTGGACCTGTCTTGCCGCATTTCTCGTATTTCTCATGCAGGCCGGCTTTGCGATGCTTGAAGCCGGTTTTACCCGTGCAAAAAATGCCGTCAACATCATGATGAAAAACATCATGGATTTTTGCATCGGTACCATGGCTTTTCTGTGTGTGGGTTACCATATCATGTTTGCAGGCCCGGATGAATCGCTGTTCTTCCTCGGGCAGACCACCGCAACCCAGTGGGGGTTTGCTTTCTGGCTTTTCCAATGTGTGTTTGCCGCCACCACGGCGACCATCGTATCAGGTGGTGTGGCCGAACGGACAAAGTTTACGGCTTACCTGGCTTACAGTGTTGTCATCTGTGCGTTTATCTACCCCATGTTCGGCGGATGGGCGTGGGGCAGCCTGCTGGACGGCAGTGGATGGCTTGAAGGTGTGTTGGGGGTTGGTTTCTATGATTTTGCCGGCTCCACCGTTGTTCATTCCATTGGCGGCTGGATTGCCCTTGCCGCCGCCATCGTGATCAGACCGCGTCTGGGTAAATTTGATGCCAAAAGAAACCCTCGGGCCATCCCGGGCCATAACCTTCCCTTTGCCGTTATCGGTGGTTTTTTACTTTGGCTCGGCTGGTTCGGTTTCAACCCCGGAAGTACCACCACATTTGACGGAAACCTCGCCCGTATAGCCGTTATGACGAACATCGCCGGTGCCGCCGGTGGTATTACAGCCTTATTCACGGTATGGGGAATTTTTAAAAAACCGGATGTGGGCATGACCGTAAACGGTTTCCTGGCGGGAATGGTAGCCATTTGTACAGCGGTTGATTGTGTTTCGGTTTTCGGCGCCCTCATTATCGGCGGCGTTGCCGGCGCGTTGGTTGTCACAAGCGTCCTGTTTATTGAAAAAAACCTCAAGGTAGATGACCCGGTAGGCTGCATCAGTGTTCACGGTGTATGCGGTGCCTGGGGGACCTTGGCCTACGCATTCTTTGGCGCTGAAACGTTCAGCTTGAAAATCCTTGCTGCTCAGGCCATCGGCGTGGGGGCCGGGTTTATATGGGCTTTCGGTACGGGTTTAATTCTCTTTTTGGCCATCAAATACACCATCGGACTACGTGTAACCGAAGAGGAGGAAATGGCCGGCCTGGATATCAGTGAACATGGAAACGAAGCCTATACTATGGCCGACAGCATGATTTTTTGA
- a CDS encoding P-II family nitrogen regulator, producing MQQIVAIIKPFKLEEVKEALNQIGITGMTVTEVKGYGRQKGHKEIYRGAEYTTNFLPKIEVKVVVTADRADEVTTAITDAAGTGKIGDGKIFCMPVQKVIRIRTGETGAQAL from the coding sequence ATGCAACAAATTGTAGCCATCATCAAGCCATTCAAGCTGGAGGAAGTTAAAGAAGCTTTGAATCAAATAGGTATTACCGGGATGACCGTAACAGAGGTCAAAGGTTATGGCCGTCAAAAGGGACACAAGGAAATCTATCGCGGGGCTGAATATACAACCAATTTTCTGCCCAAAATCGAAGTGAAAGTCGTCGTCACGGCTGATAGAGCCGATGAAGTCACTACGGCGATTACTGATGCCGCCGGTACAGGAAAGATTGGTGACGGCAAAATCTTTTGTATGCCCGTTCAAAAAGTAATCCGTATTAGAACCGGAGAAACAGGTGCCCAGGCATTGTAA